A genomic stretch from Pieris brassicae chromosome 9, ilPieBrab1.1, whole genome shotgun sequence includes:
- the LOC123714646 gene encoding Down syndrome cell adhesion molecule-like protein Dscam2 isoform X1, whose protein sequence is MEGHILVINKVEPSLADNYTCTVRNRWGEDHGTWELTALAPPSPPRLTLTSASPTALLLAWDSSGAHSYSLEYSRGEAPWQYRWVWGAARSTALRGLACGASYRVRLRAMGDAGAAVSDVLRTATPGGLSKPAIEKQLISTNSTCVKLNLLTWDCNGCPLIHFIISIRGFEEFSWKSESVELEASPMTFCTLRPATWYHLRIVATTTAGVTTATYYFATLTEGGERIPAPAQFPSGGEDIVSNGGGAALLAAVAAFVTALMLLAVVAYKRSSRVKCFTKGYEPSSVSEDEKSVEKRDNRRNCQQVYTSSPIKTSKKDQQEMYEISPYATFSMSSGAVCSESVDTAGSVKSVGPVGTVGSVGTGASGTLRTFGRAEPAPLSAAPPHRSHMHRDPADSDEYTLSRAMTLMVRRGESDSDSSGSPEPCAECTSSAAYRIHCAVPNKEEVFRGVTDSSAESCTSGSRDKARRRPRRHTPTSARYPQRQEQERRDFTIHV, encoded by the exons ATGGAGGGACATATTCTTGTTATTAACA AAGTCGAGCCAAGTCTAGCAGACAACTACACCTGCACAGTTCGCAATCGTTGGGGTGAGGATCACGGTACTTGGGAGTTGACGGCATTAGCTCCACCATCACCACCACGTCTTACCCTTACAAGTGCATCACCGACCGCTCTACTTCTTGCATGGGACTCTTCTGGAGCTCATA gttACAGCTTAGAATATTCGCGAGGTGAAGCTCCATGGCAGTACCGTTGGGTTTGGGGCGCAGCGCGAAGTACAGCACTACGTGGACTGGCTTGTGGAGCCTCCTACAGAGTGAGACTGCGAGCTATGGGAGATGCTGGAGCGGCAGTAAGCGACGTTCTACGTACTGCAACACCTGGTGGAT tatCAAAACCAGCAATTGAGAAGCAGCTGATAAGCACAAACAGTACCTGTGTTAAGTTGAACCTGCTAACCTGGGACTGTAACGGCTGTCCACTGATCCATTTCATCATATCCATCCGTGGGTTTGAGGAGTTTTCCTGGAAGTCAGAGAGCGTAGAATTGGAAGCTAGTCCAATGACTTTCTGTACTCTTCGACCAGCTACCTGGTATCATTTAAGGATCGTTGCAACTACCACAGCTGGAGTTACTACAGCAACATATTACTTCGCTACACTAACTGAGGGAGGCG AACGCATCCCAGCACCAGCGCAATTTCCATCTGGTGGGGAAGATATTGTGAGTAATGGCGGTGGGGCAGCTTTGTTGGCGGCTGTAGCTGCCTTTGTTACAGCTCTCATGCTACTTGCCGTCGTCGCGTATAAGAGGAG tagCCGAGTAAAATGCTTCACCAAGGGCTACGAACCGAGCAGTGTATCTGAAGATGAGAAGTCAGTAGAGAAAAGGGACAACCGGCGAAACTGCCAGCAAGTCTACACGTCATCACCTATAAAAACTAGCAAGAAGGACCAGCAAG aaatgtatgaaataagTCCCTATGCAACATTTAGTATGTCAAGCGGCGCTGTTTGCAGTGAAAGTGTAGATACAGCAGGGTCAGTGAAGTCAGTGGGTCCTGTTGGAACGGTGGGGTCAGTGGGGACGGGTGCTAGTGGGACGCTTAGAACGTTCGGTCGAGCTGAACCCGCTCCGTTAAGTGCTGCACCTCCTCATCGCTCGCATATGCATCGAGATCCTGCTGATTCTG ACGAGTATACGCTGTCACGAGCAATGACGCTGATGGTGCGTCGAGGTGAATCTGACTCGGATTCGTCCGGCTCACCCGAACCGTGCGCCGAGTGTACGTCCAGCGCCGCCTACCGTATACATTGTGCCGTACCTAACAAAG aGGAAGTATTTCGTGGTGTGACGGATTCCAGCGCTGAATCATGCACTTCAGGCTCAAGGGACAAGGCTCGAAGGAGACCACGCCGTCACACACCTACTTCTGCCAG aTACCCTCAGCGACAAGAGCAAGAAAGAAGGGATTTTACAATACACGTTTAA
- the LOC123714646 gene encoding Down syndrome cell adhesion molecule-like protein Dscam2 isoform X2: MEGHILVINKVEPSLADNYTCTVRNRWGEDHGTWELTALAPPSPPRLTLTSASPTALLLAWDSSGAHSYSLEYSRGEAPWQYRWVWGAARSTALRGLACGASYRVRLRAMGDAGAAVSDVLRTATPGGLSKPAIEKQLISTNSTCVKLNLLTWDCNGCPLIHFIISIRGFEEFSWKSESVELEASPMTFCTLRPATWYHLRIVATTTAGVTTATYYFATLTEGGERIPAPAQFPSGGEDIVSNGGGAALLAAVAAFVTALMLLAVVAYKRSRVKCFTKGYEPSSVSEDEKSVEKRDNRRNCQQVYTSSPIKTSKKDQQEMYEISPYATFSMSSGAVCSESVDTAGSVKSVGPVGTVGSVGTGASGTLRTFGRAEPAPLSAAPPHRSHMHRDPADSDEYTLSRAMTLMVRRGESDSDSSGSPEPCAECTSSAAYRIHCAVPNKEEVFRGVTDSSAESCTSGSRDKARRRPRRHTPTSARYPQRQEQERRDFTIHV; the protein is encoded by the exons ATGGAGGGACATATTCTTGTTATTAACA AAGTCGAGCCAAGTCTAGCAGACAACTACACCTGCACAGTTCGCAATCGTTGGGGTGAGGATCACGGTACTTGGGAGTTGACGGCATTAGCTCCACCATCACCACCACGTCTTACCCTTACAAGTGCATCACCGACCGCTCTACTTCTTGCATGGGACTCTTCTGGAGCTCATA gttACAGCTTAGAATATTCGCGAGGTGAAGCTCCATGGCAGTACCGTTGGGTTTGGGGCGCAGCGCGAAGTACAGCACTACGTGGACTGGCTTGTGGAGCCTCCTACAGAGTGAGACTGCGAGCTATGGGAGATGCTGGAGCGGCAGTAAGCGACGTTCTACGTACTGCAACACCTGGTGGAT tatCAAAACCAGCAATTGAGAAGCAGCTGATAAGCACAAACAGTACCTGTGTTAAGTTGAACCTGCTAACCTGGGACTGTAACGGCTGTCCACTGATCCATTTCATCATATCCATCCGTGGGTTTGAGGAGTTTTCCTGGAAGTCAGAGAGCGTAGAATTGGAAGCTAGTCCAATGACTTTCTGTACTCTTCGACCAGCTACCTGGTATCATTTAAGGATCGTTGCAACTACCACAGCTGGAGTTACTACAGCAACATATTACTTCGCTACACTAACTGAGGGAGGCG AACGCATCCCAGCACCAGCGCAATTTCCATCTGGTGGGGAAGATATTGTGAGTAATGGCGGTGGGGCAGCTTTGTTGGCGGCTGTAGCTGCCTTTGTTACAGCTCTCATGCTACTTGCCGTCGTCGCGTATAAGAGGAG CCGAGTAAAATGCTTCACCAAGGGCTACGAACCGAGCAGTGTATCTGAAGATGAGAAGTCAGTAGAGAAAAGGGACAACCGGCGAAACTGCCAGCAAGTCTACACGTCATCACCTATAAAAACTAGCAAGAAGGACCAGCAAG aaatgtatgaaataagTCCCTATGCAACATTTAGTATGTCAAGCGGCGCTGTTTGCAGTGAAAGTGTAGATACAGCAGGGTCAGTGAAGTCAGTGGGTCCTGTTGGAACGGTGGGGTCAGTGGGGACGGGTGCTAGTGGGACGCTTAGAACGTTCGGTCGAGCTGAACCCGCTCCGTTAAGTGCTGCACCTCCTCATCGCTCGCATATGCATCGAGATCCTGCTGATTCTG ACGAGTATACGCTGTCACGAGCAATGACGCTGATGGTGCGTCGAGGTGAATCTGACTCGGATTCGTCCGGCTCACCCGAACCGTGCGCCGAGTGTACGTCCAGCGCCGCCTACCGTATACATTGTGCCGTACCTAACAAAG aGGAAGTATTTCGTGGTGTGACGGATTCCAGCGCTGAATCATGCACTTCAGGCTCAAGGGACAAGGCTCGAAGGAGACCACGCCGTCACACACCTACTTCTGCCAG aTACCCTCAGCGACAAGAGCAAGAAAGAAGGGATTTTACAATACACGTTTAA
- the LOC123714397 gene encoding Down syndrome cell adhesion molecule-like protein Dscam2, producing MAPESSDPESGVLLEYRVEGLRPATAYALRLAAVNDIGDSDYSDSVIVNTLEEAPSEPPRGVEVLPDAPGELLIKWQAPSQEAWNGELLGYAIWCRGENASLSLSVAGWAAASVRLGALRPHARYDVTVRAYNSVGAGPASTPQATTTLEDVPDAPPEHVRCEPLSSQSLRVWWEPPPLDKRGGMLIGYEISYRSVERASGVWERRRAGSGESQLSGLRAGNYSVRIAARSTAGLGVPAHIYCATLDDIPGPPADVKVFPNTEDSVILSWLPPMQKNGQILHYRVYTRPQRIGRQSEVVTISSSQQDQEQQLVVSGLQQQLYELWVSAATAAGEGDMSTIVAAKPTSKAGLK from the exons ATGGC GCCGGAATCGTCAGATCCTGAGTCAGGAGTTCTCCTTGAATATCGTGTTGAAGGACTAAGGCCTGCTACCGCTTATGCTTTAAGACTAGCAGCTGTTAACGATATCGGCGACAGCGACTATTCAGATTCAGTCATTGTAAATACTCTAGAAGAAG CTCCATCAGAGCCTCCCAGAGGTGTAGAAGTCCTACCGGATGCTCCCGGCGAGCTACTTATTAAATGGCAG GCTCCTAGCCAAGAGGCATGGAATGGCGAGCTCTTAGGGTATGCGATATGGTGTCGGGGTGAAAACGCATCTCTGTCTCTTTCTGTCGCTGGATGGGCAGCTGCGAGTGTAAGGCTCGGAGCACTGAGACCGCACGCAAGATATGACGTCACAGTTAGAGCGTATAACTCTGTTGGTGCTGGACCTGCATCTACGCCTCAAGCCACAACAACCTTAGAGGATG TTCCTGATGCACCCCCTGAACATGTACGCTGTGAGCCACTTTCATCTCAATCACTCCGTGTCTGGTGGGAACCACCGCCACTGGACAAACGGGGAGGAATGCTCATAGGATATGAGATATCTTATAGG TCGGTAGAACGAGCATCTGGCGTGTGGGAACGCCGGCGTGCTGGAAGTGGTGAGTCGCAGTTGTCCGGACTGCGAGCGGGAAACTACTCGGTGCGAATTGCTGCTCGGTCCACTGCTGGCTTAGGAGTCCCAGCACATATATACTGCGCTACGCTCGATGATA TTCCAGGCCCTCCTGCAGATGTAAAGGTGTTTCCTAATACAGAAGACTCGGTTATATTGAGCTGGTTACCGCCAATGCAGAAAAACGGacaaatacttcattatcGCGTTTATACTCGTCCGCAAAG GATAGGTCGTCAGAGTGAAGTGGTGACGATATCCAGCAGTCAGCAGGATCAAGAGCAACAATTGGTTGTTTCGGGACTGCAACAGCAATTGTATGAATTGTGGGTGTCAGCCGCGACAGCCGCGGGGGAAGGCGACATGAGCACCATTGTTGCTGCTAAGCCTACCTCCaaa GCGGGGCTAAAGTGA